The following is a genomic window from Bordetella sp. H567.
CACACATCAGATTGGCAGATCGGCAAGCTGTTCGGCCAGTTCGACGCGGACGACGCCGCCATCCTGGCGGATGCCCGTTTCCAGGTGGTCGAGCGCCTGGCGGATGCCGCTGCCGCGCATCGCGTGGACATGGTGCTGGTGGCGGGTGACGTCTTCGACGCACAAACCGTCACCGACCGCACCGTCCATCGCCTTTTCAACGCCATGGGCGGCTACGGCGGGCCATGGGTACTCATACCCGGCAACCATGATGCCGCCTTGAGCGAATCCGTCTGGACCCGCGCCGCGCGGCTGAACGCGATCCCGCGGCATGTGCATGTTTGCCTGGCGCCGCAACCGCTTGTTCTGCGGGAACAGGGCGTGGCCATCCTGCCCGCCCCCCTGACCCAGCGCAACACCTACACCGATCTGACGGAATGGTTCGCCGGCGCGGATACCGCGCCTGGCCTGCTGCGTATCGGCATGGCGCATGGCAGCGTGCAGGGCATCCTGGCCGAAGACATAGACTCGCCCAATCCCATCGGCACTGGCCGGGCACGGCAGGCCCGTCTGGATTACCTGGCGCTCGGGGATTGGCACGGATCCCGGCAGATCGACGATAGAACCTGGTATAGCGGTACGCCCGAAACCGATCGCTTTCGGGGCAATACGTCGGGCCAGGCCCTGCTGGTGGAATTGGAAGGGCCCGGCGCCGCGCCGGCCGTCACGCCGCTGGCTACCGGTGCCTACCGCTGGCGGACGGAAAGCCTGCGGATGCAGGTTCCCAGCGATATCGAACATGCCGTGCTGCGGCTGGAATCCTTGGGCGCCAAGGATGTCGTACAGCTGGATTGCGCCGGACAAGTGGATCTGGACGGCTACCGGCGGTTGCAGCGGGCCATCGGGCAGGCGCGTGGCGCCACCCGTGCGCTGCTTGCCGATTTGTCCGCGCTGACGCTGCGGCCCACCGACCACGACATCGAAGGGTTGCAGGCGGACGGCTATCTGGGCGAGGTCATCGCGGCCTTGCGTGGCCGGCAGGACGGCCCGGACAGCCAGATCGCACGGGATGCGCTGGCGTTGCTGGCGGGCATCCTGGACCGGCGCGCGGGGCTGCAGGATGCCGCGGCCCAGCCCGTTCCCGCGGAAGGCACGCCTTGAAGCTCACCCACATCCGCGTCGAGCAATTCCGGCAATTCCGCGAGGCCATCGAGATCGGTGACCTGCAGGATGGCATCAATCTGTTCTCGGGACCCAACGAGGCGGGAAAGAGCACCCTCGTTGCCGCGATCCGGGCGGCATTTTTTGAACGCTTCCGTTCCAGCGCCGCCGAAGACTTCCGGCCGTGGGACGAGCCCTCGGCTTCGCCCGCGGTGACGATCGCCTTCGAACATGCCGGGCAGCAATATCAGCTGATGAAGCGCTTCCTGGGCCGCAAACGTTGCGAGCTTCATGTGGGCGCACGCCTGCTCGACGGCGCGGAGGCCGAAGAAGCCCTCGCCGTGCTGCTGGGTTTCCAGCACGCGGGCAAAGGCGCCAGCAAGGCGGAACACTGGGGCATCCCCGGACTTCTCTGGATACAACAGGGCAGTGGGCAGGATATCCGCGAGCCCGTCGCGCATGCGACGGGCCACCTTCGCACGGCGCTCGATGCGTCGCTGGGCGAGGTCGCGAGCACGCAAGGCGACGATGTCATCGCGGAAGTCCAGGCGGCGCGCGATGCCTTGCTGACGCCTTCCACGGGCAAGCCCAAGGGCGTCTACGCGACGGCGCTGGAAAAAACGGCGGAGCTGCAATCCGTGCTGGCGGGCTTGCAGGCCGAGATT
Proteins encoded in this region:
- a CDS encoding metallophosphoesterase family protein is translated as MVRVLHTSDWQIGKLFGQFDADDAAILADARFQVVERLADAAAAHRVDMVLVAGDVFDAQTVTDRTVHRLFNAMGGYGGPWVLIPGNHDAALSESVWTRAARLNAIPRHVHVCLAPQPLVLREQGVAILPAPLTQRNTYTDLTEWFAGADTAPGLLRIGMAHGSVQGILAEDIDSPNPIGTGRARQARLDYLALGDWHGSRQIDDRTWYSGTPETDRFRGNTSGQALLVELEGPGAAPAVTPLATGAYRWRTESLRMQVPSDIEHAVLRLESLGAKDVVQLDCAGQVDLDGYRRLQRAIGQARGATRALLADLSALTLRPTDHDIEGLQADGYLGEVIAALRGRQDGPDSQIARDALALLAGILDRRAGLQDAAAQPVPAEGTP